The genomic segment TTGAGCGACATCCAGCAGGGGATTTGATGCAGATGACGGGATGGGGAGAGGTCAAGCAAGCGATGGGATGGCGCTGTCGCCGCGTCGCGATTGCGGAAGATGAACAACTTGTTGGCAGTGTTCAAATTCTATTTTTTCCTGTTTTAGGGACAGGATACACGATTGCTTACATCCCTCGTGGATTTGTAACAGATTACGAGCGATTAGATTATGTTGAAGCGCTATGGGAGGAAACAAAACGACTTGCGAGAGAAGAAAATGCGATTTTCGTGAAGCTGGATCCAGACATCGACTTGGGTGAGGGGGTGGCTTTTGAACGTTTAGTCGCACTAGGGTTTCGTCATAAAGGATTTGAGAAAGGTTTTCCGTACGTCCAACCAAGGCACCGGATGGAACTTACATTACAAACTCAGGAGGAAGAAACATTCCAATCCTTCCAGCGTCGGACCCGTTCAAAAATTCGTACGTCTCTTAAAAATGGAATAACATTTGAACGTGGGGGTGCTTCAGGTCTGAGCTGTTTCTCAGAGCTAATGGAAGAAACGGGGAAACGGGATGGATTTGTGACACGCGATCAAACTTATTTCGAGAAATTATATCAAACGCTACATGCAGCAGGACAAGCGGAATTATTCTTTTGTCGGCTTCATCCTACGGTGGCCCTTCAACAATTAGAAAATGAAAAGTCTGAACTTGA from the Exiguobacterium oxidotolerans JCM 12280 genome contains:
- a CDS encoding lipid II:glycine glycyltransferase FemX, which encodes MIQTLHTDENMHNQFVERHPAGDLMQMTGWGEVKQAMGWRCRRVAIAEDEQLVGSVQILFFPVLGTGYTIAYIPRGFVTDYERLDYVEALWEETKRLAREENAIFVKLDPDIDLGEGVAFERLVALGFRHKGFEKGFPYVQPRHRMELTLQTQEEETFQSFQRRTRSKIRTSLKNGITFERGGASGLSCFSELMEETGKRDGFVTRDQTYFEKLYQTLHAAGQAELFFCRLHPTVALQQLENEKSELESALIETEQKEQKTEKQQIRRLKKLEELNRRLFKVDQSIEEMLHLQQTHPEGKLLSGALFTYAAGKAHYLYGASSDAYRSYLPNYRMQWEMIRYATELKLHTYDFGGVSGYESEEDPYRGLYDFKKLFGTEMKEKIGEFDFVLNPTMYQAYDKGLPLLKKVRRLVMNYF